In one window of Leptospira sp. GIMC2001 DNA:
- a CDS encoding ornithine carbamoyltransferase gives MAIRHLISWQDWSDSEIRELLDFAIYVKKHRVYFAGHMHGRTMAMLFQKTSTRTRVSFEAGMTELGGHAIFLDWIASNFLLSDIDFEAAYLSTNVSVIMARLKKHEDLLILKKGSSVPLINGCCNLYHPCQSLADILTIALDSPKKIEENRLTYIGVHNNVANSLVEITAALGMHLTLTTPIAQKESISEQAIARAKSKNTVTWEPDIKKAIKDADYIYTDTWVDMEFFNDPNFAKAKEERIQTMMPYQINADLLKHTGAKVMHDMPIHAGFEITREVVESGRSIIFSQAENRLDAQKAIILELLEKSE, from the coding sequence ATGGCTATTCGTCACCTCATATCCTGGCAAGATTGGTCAGACTCCGAGATCCGAGAACTACTTGATTTTGCAATCTATGTAAAAAAACACCGAGTATACTTTGCGGGACATATGCATGGGCGAACCATGGCTATGCTTTTCCAGAAAACATCTACAAGAACGCGGGTTTCTTTCGAGGCAGGAATGACAGAACTCGGTGGGCATGCAATTTTCCTAGATTGGATCGCATCCAATTTTCTATTATCCGATATTGATTTCGAAGCTGCTTACCTTTCCACAAATGTATCCGTTATCATGGCAAGACTCAAGAAGCACGAAGATTTGCTGATTCTCAAAAAAGGATCAAGTGTTCCTCTGATCAATGGTTGCTGTAATCTATACCATCCATGCCAATCTCTTGCAGATATATTGACAATCGCACTCGACTCTCCAAAAAAAATCGAAGAGAATCGCCTTACCTATATTGGCGTTCATAACAATGTCGCAAATTCATTGGTAGAAATCACAGCTGCTTTGGGAATGCACTTAACTCTAACAACACCCATTGCTCAGAAAGAGAGTATCTCTGAGCAAGCAATTGCAAGAGCTAAATCCAAAAACACAGTAACTTGGGAGCCGGACATAAAGAAGGCGATAAAAGATGCAGACTATATCTATACTGACACTTGGGTAGATATGGAATTTTTCAATGATCCAAATTTTGCAAAAGCAAAAGAAGAACGCATCCAAACCATGATGCCCTATCAGATCAATGCAGACCTACTCAAACACACTGGGGCAAAAGTTATGCATGACATGCCCATTCACGCTGGATTCGAAATTACGAGAGAAGTAGTTGAGTCCGGACGATCCATTATTTTCTCACAAGCAGAGAACAGACTCGATGCTCAGAAAGCGATTATTTTGGAATTGCTAGAAAAGTCGGAGTAA
- a CDS encoding ABC transporter ATP-binding protein yields MNEKINIQDLEKNYLLGSTSIPALRGIKLQIHKGSFTTLMGQSGSGKSSLLNILASIDKPDRGVVEVFGQNISELNSYEIDIYRRTTVGIIFQFFNLLPYLTAKENVALPLYLSGVSTKLANKKSLEALELVGLQERIKHKPNELSGGEQQRVAIARSIVHDPKLLLADEPTGNLDTENSEKITNILINLKKEKNLTILIVTHNPEIGAMGEKQIRMQDGRIINE; encoded by the coding sequence ATGAACGAAAAAATCAACATACAAGATCTAGAGAAAAATTATTTACTCGGCTCAACATCGATCCCAGCATTAAGAGGAATCAAACTTCAGATTCATAAAGGAAGTTTTACAACATTAATGGGTCAATCTGGTTCAGGTAAATCTTCATTATTGAATATTCTCGCTTCGATTGATAAGCCTGATCGCGGAGTAGTAGAAGTATTTGGTCAAAATATAAGTGAACTGAATAGCTATGAAATTGATATTTATCGCCGAACAACAGTTGGAATCATTTTTCAGTTTTTCAATTTATTGCCATACTTAACAGCTAAGGAAAATGTTGCACTTCCCCTCTATCTTTCGGGAGTCTCCACAAAACTTGCTAATAAAAAATCATTGGAAGCCTTAGAATTGGTTGGATTGCAAGAAAGAATCAAACATAAACCGAACGAGTTATCAGGTGGTGAACAACAACGAGTCGCGATTGCTAGATCTATTGTTCATGATCCTAAGCTTCTGCTTGCCGATGAACCCACTGGCAATTTGGATACAGAAAATTCGGAAAAAATTACAAATATATTAATTAACTTAAAAAAAGAAAAAAATTTGACTATTCTTATAGTGACGCACAATCCAGAAATTGGAGCTATGGGTGAAAAGCAAATTCGGATGCAAGATGGCCGAATTATAAATGAATAA
- a CDS encoding PilZ domain-containing protein: MKIERSKERISASEMRDFAIKIYQKNGEPEYISCFIQNVSEGGMSGILDEHLELKDGDIVSGVIEGDEFQMKIRFQGNISWIKADPKSYRFGINFTNEIMLPDVLIARIMAVA; this comes from the coding sequence ATGAAGATAGAAAGAAGTAAAGAACGAATTTCAGCCAGTGAGATGCGAGACTTCGCAATCAAGATCTACCAAAAAAATGGTGAGCCTGAGTATATCTCCTGTTTTATTCAAAATGTATCCGAAGGTGGCATGTCTGGAATTCTAGATGAACATCTCGAACTAAAAGACGGCGATATAGTGTCCGGTGTAATCGAGGGAGATGAGTTCCAAATGAAAATTCGTTTTCAAGGTAACATTTCTTGGATTAAGGCAGATCCTAAATCTTATCGTTTCGGAATCAATTTCACAAATGAGATCATGCTACCCGATGTCTTGATAGCTAGAATTATGGCTGTCGCTTAG
- a CDS encoding GGDEF domain-containing response regulator has translation MKILIIDDSVEKAMILQRLLNKNLPYKVDIVPSAEEGLDRLEYSSSNQNVPYDIVLMDILLPGMNGIQATEKLKKLTKYEDIPILMITSSSDEEFIDSAFKAGAMDYINTTPIRPLELLARVNSAIRLRNEMDRRKKREEELLETTRILNMTNRLLEKISSHDPLTNLYNRRYFDQFLEFEWNKLSNSKKPITLLMLDVDFFKSYNDEYGHQAGDTALKKVAEVLSESATRNRDTAARYGGEEFCLILPETDASGGLLLAKTICNRIYNLKIQHKHSAFNEILTISIGVATAQPEDVNKMSMIDLIEKADKALYEAKSKGRNQVVAYDSKK, from the coding sequence ATGAAAATTCTCATCATTGATGACTCTGTAGAAAAAGCGATGATTCTGCAGAGGCTTCTGAATAAAAACCTACCTTATAAAGTTGATATAGTTCCCAGTGCCGAAGAAGGTTTGGATCGCTTGGAGTATTCAAGTTCCAATCAAAATGTTCCTTATGATATTGTTTTGATGGATATTCTTTTGCCTGGAATGAACGGTATTCAAGCAACAGAAAAGCTAAAGAAATTAACCAAATACGAAGACATTCCCATACTTATGATTACATCGAGTTCAGATGAAGAATTTATTGACTCGGCCTTTAAGGCAGGAGCGATGGATTATATCAATACAACTCCGATACGCCCACTTGAGTTGCTCGCTCGTGTGAATTCAGCCATTCGGTTAAGAAATGAAATGGATCGAAGGAAAAAGCGTGAAGAAGAACTTCTTGAGACAACCAGAATTCTGAATATGACGAATCGCCTTCTCGAGAAAATCAGTTCCCATGATCCCCTAACCAATTTGTACAATCGTCGTTATTTTGATCAGTTTCTAGAATTTGAATGGAATAAGTTGAGTAATTCTAAGAAACCAATCACCTTGCTTATGTTAGATGTTGACTTTTTTAAATCCTATAATGATGAATATGGTCACCAAGCTGGAGATACTGCATTAAAAAAAGTTGCTGAAGTCCTTTCCGAGTCAGCTACGAGGAATCGAGACACAGCAGCGAGATATGGTGGAGAAGAATTCTGTCTTATTCTCCCCGAAACAGATGCGAGCGGAGGCTTGCTTCTTGCAAAAACAATATGCAATCGAATTTACAATCTCAAAATTCAGCACAAACATTCCGCCTTCAATGAAATTTTGACAATAAGTATTGGAGTAGCTACGGCTCAGCCAGAAGATGTAAATAAAATGAGTATGATAGATCTAATCGAAAAAGCAGATAAAGCTTTGTATGAAGCAAAAAGTAAAGGAAGAAATCAAGTCGTCGCCTATGATTCCAAAAAGTAA
- a CDS encoding rhomboid family intramembrane serine protease: MPKKTTQLFGYPILHPINIILLFNCFVFIIQSFSSPFNPLEFGPLEKFFGLQPWKVMLGQYWQVFTYGFLHSTGGFLPIHLLFNMYAFYMLGSIMIPSIGKVKFVSLYFLSQLGGGLLVFSFALMNEYFFDNQNRLLDSFNSITIGASGSVFGLLAVFGFMFPEMEILIFFFRVQARNAVMILLVFGYGISYFFGEQIGIRISNTGHMGGAIAGVIFYFLFLKQQSGSFKIPALFKPRSQRKLESREPSQPKEVAPIIQKISIEDVFQSQVIANGKLLRSVAALPKKEREPYLLTVQVADANICPPIAYNSEDAICQRCEWLPNCALRKHREQE, from the coding sequence ATGCCCAAAAAGACCACTCAATTGTTTGGTTATCCGATTTTACATCCGATCAATATCATTTTATTATTCAATTGTTTTGTGTTTATAATACAAAGTTTTAGTTCACCTTTCAATCCTTTAGAATTTGGTCCTCTAGAAAAATTTTTTGGTCTACAACCTTGGAAAGTCATGCTTGGACAATACTGGCAAGTTTTTACTTATGGATTCCTTCATAGCACAGGAGGATTTCTTCCCATTCATCTATTGTTCAATATGTACGCATTTTATATGTTGGGGTCTATTATGATTCCTTCTATTGGTAAGGTCAAATTTGTATCACTTTACTTTTTATCACAACTAGGCGGAGGATTACTGGTATTTAGTTTTGCTCTAATGAATGAATATTTCTTTGATAATCAGAATCGTTTATTAGATTCTTTTAATTCAATCACGATTGGAGCAAGTGGATCGGTATTTGGTTTGCTTGCTGTATTCGGATTTATGTTTCCTGAGATGGAGATCCTAATTTTCTTTTTTAGAGTCCAAGCGCGAAATGCTGTGATGATCTTACTTGTGTTTGGTTATGGGATCAGTTATTTTTTTGGTGAACAGATTGGAATTAGGATTTCCAATACTGGACATATGGGTGGAGCAATTGCTGGAGTTATTTTCTATTTTTTATTTCTCAAGCAGCAATCAGGCTCATTCAAAATTCCAGCACTATTCAAACCGAGATCGCAGCGAAAACTGGAATCTAGAGAACCTTCTCAACCAAAAGAAGTTGCACCGATTATTCAGAAAATCTCAATTGAAGATGTATTTCAAAGTCAGGTTATAGCCAATGGCAAACTTTTACGATCTGTTGCTGCTCTTCCCAAGAAAGAAAGGGAGCCCTATCTGCTCACGGTTCAGGTAGCAGATGCAAATATTTGCCCACCGATTGCATACAATTCTGAAGATGCAATCTGCCAAAGATGCGAATGGCTTCCAAATTGCGCCTTAAGAAAACATCGTGAACAAGAATAA
- a CDS encoding RrF2 family transcriptional regulator: MHLSKYTDYSFRVLMYLGIHNDRLVTIAEVSGVYDISKNHLVKIVHHLAQSGLIKSVPGKKGGIKLGREPKQINLLDVIEITETNFDLAECFTAGGYCIIQNNCKLTKILTEALFSFFKVMGKYSLADLIRSDGLKSQIRKMAV, translated from the coding sequence ATGCACCTAAGTAAGTATACTGACTATTCCTTTCGGGTTCTCATGTATCTCGGTATACACAATGACCGATTGGTCACAATTGCAGAAGTCTCAGGTGTCTATGATATTTCTAAGAACCACCTTGTCAAAATAGTTCATCACCTCGCTCAATCAGGACTTATCAAATCAGTTCCAGGTAAGAAAGGTGGAATCAAGTTAGGTCGCGAGCCCAAGCAGATCAACCTTTTAGACGTCATTGAAATCACAGAAACTAATTTCGATCTTGCTGAATGCTTTACTGCAGGTGGATATTGTATAATTCAGAATAATTGCAAGCTAACCAAAATTTTGACTGAGGCACTATTTAGTTTTTTTAAAGTGATGGGTAAATATTCTTTAGCGGATCTTATACGTAGTGATGGGCTAAAGTCTCAGATACGTAAAATGGCAGTTTAG
- a CDS encoding ABC transporter permease, with protein sequence MNKKVYSNFLIVYATKHILRHVFIISGVALGIALFFSTSWNGMRAERSLIDFSLGFVDDDFQVKITTNKTVFSEQLMQEIFDSESLRSIRKISPQLRKNALIYKDSGENLRLPIIGIDLFEDGLFTGKPPIETANSSQTSTLPEIYFSKGLMDILGSRDKYQILIGDKKLEYLRSEVGIIHRDGGIFLVQDLPDLQRNLGLTQMITSIHLYYPEELYSYNAEIQKITSNYEDLKLETRQDILSRAQGALRSFRMNLVVVSLISVLISLFMVSQNLSGLYFQRKKELAIYRSLGASFWMTFRLFLSQSLLIGIPGTLIGIWIGINFTELLSISETTVTDSKQVISYANIPWDLVFISLFIGIFGSFIAGMIPAIRAGFIPPAGIIREGDSQKIPNQYYKWFMWVGIISILPGYVFAFGFSKILFIGFISIGIIILGQIFLFPPLFRYISSIIPVYWATIRIGIEEIKERPLGNTFSAATLMLSISLVFTLTTLTRSYKTSLIHWVESENPFDFSIVNSFHLDNGLTGGVSADILNQLRNLESISHIDPFVIVTNLEVGNKMYTLHALPLPESNQTNSIYISKNLGYLDQYKIGDKMTLSTPKFGDIQFTITGEREHFFSERGTIIMDLDVYDKFFGIQSFNSIRLSKQKNTDTNLFRKKIEEIISGDPQLILLDSDGLKNIYLSGLDKVFGTLDSLKWTAVFISILSLLSAVLHGLFDKLRLYGVLSILGASSRQIFQVMFFSASTLTLLGGFIGVLSSLSLSPLVLYVINRNAFGWVLEFDFPWFWIIYLFPILIFLAFFATLLPFFKLKSLATRELLNEE encoded by the coding sequence ATGAATAAAAAAGTATATTCCAATTTTCTAATTGTATATGCAACGAAGCATATTCTAAGACATGTTTTTATCATCAGTGGTGTTGCCTTAGGCATTGCGCTATTCTTTTCTACTAGTTGGAATGGTATGCGTGCAGAAAGATCTTTGATAGATTTTTCATTAGGTTTTGTGGATGATGACTTTCAGGTCAAAATTACAACCAACAAAACCGTTTTCTCTGAGCAATTAATGCAAGAAATTTTTGATTCGGAAAGTTTAAGATCGATTCGAAAGATTTCACCACAATTGAGAAAAAATGCCCTGATCTATAAAGACTCTGGAGAAAATTTGCGATTGCCTATCATCGGAATCGATTTATTTGAGGACGGATTGTTCACTGGAAAACCACCGATTGAAACTGCGAATTCAAGCCAAACTTCAACTCTTCCTGAGATTTATTTTTCGAAAGGATTGATGGACATTCTTGGTTCAAGAGATAAGTATCAGATTCTTATCGGCGACAAAAAATTAGAATATTTGCGGAGCGAAGTTGGTATTATACATAGAGACGGTGGAATTTTTTTAGTTCAAGATTTACCTGATCTTCAAAGAAATTTAGGATTAACGCAAATGATTACTTCCATTCATTTGTATTATCCTGAAGAACTTTATAGCTATAATGCGGAAATTCAAAAGATCACATCTAATTATGAAGATTTAAAATTAGAAACAAGACAAGATATTCTTTCCCGAGCTCAAGGCGCTTTGCGTTCATTTCGTATGAATCTCGTTGTTGTATCATTGATTTCAGTATTGATTTCCCTTTTTATGGTATCCCAGAATCTTTCTGGTTTGTATTTTCAACGAAAAAAAGAATTGGCAATTTATCGATCATTAGGTGCTAGTTTTTGGATGACTTTTCGTTTATTCTTATCACAATCACTTCTGATTGGAATTCCTGGAACGTTGATTGGAATCTGGATCGGAATAAATTTTACAGAACTTTTGTCTATTAGTGAGACAACAGTAACTGATTCGAAACAAGTTATTTCCTATGCAAATATTCCCTGGGATTTAGTTTTCATAAGCCTATTCATCGGAATATTTGGATCTTTTATAGCAGGAATGATCCCTGCAATTCGAGCAGGTTTTATTCCTCCTGCAGGAATTATACGCGAAGGAGATTCACAGAAAATTCCTAATCAATATTACAAATGGTTTATGTGGGTTGGAATAATTTCCATTTTACCTGGTTATGTGTTTGCATTTGGATTTTCCAAAATACTGTTTATAGGATTCATATCGATTGGAATTATTATCCTCGGTCAGATATTTCTTTTTCCACCATTGTTTCGTTATATATCTTCTATAATCCCTGTTTATTGGGCTACAATTAGAATTGGTATAGAAGAAATAAAAGAAAGACCGCTCGGTAATACTTTTTCGGCCGCAACTCTAATGTTATCGATATCATTGGTATTTACTCTCACTACGCTTACTCGTAGTTATAAAACTTCACTCATTCATTGGGTTGAGTCCGAGAACCCTTTTGACTTCTCTATTGTAAATTCATTTCATTTGGACAACGGTCTTACAGGTGGTGTATCCGCAGATATACTAAATCAATTGCGGAATTTAGAATCTATTTCGCATATTGATCCTTTCGTCATCGTGACCAATCTAGAAGTTGGCAACAAGATGTACACTCTGCACGCTTTACCTCTACCTGAGTCTAATCAAACCAATTCAATCTATATCTCCAAGAATCTGGGTTATCTAGATCAATACAAAATTGGTGACAAGATGACTCTTTCGACTCCCAAATTCGGGGATATCCAATTTACAATCACTGGAGAACGTGAACACTTCTTCTCAGAAAGAGGAACAATTATTATGGATTTGGATGTTTATGACAAATTTTTCGGAATTCAATCATTCAATTCCATACGATTGTCCAAGCAAAAAAATACAGATACAAATCTATTTCGAAAAAAAATTGAAGAAATCATTAGTGGTGATCCGCAATTAATCTTATTGGATAGCGATGGATTAAAAAATATATATCTTTCCGGATTGGACAAAGTGTTCGGAACTTTGGATTCTCTCAAATGGACAGCGGTTTTCATTTCAATACTATCCCTTTTATCTGCTGTTCTGCATGGACTTTTCGATAAGTTGAGACTCTACGGCGTGCTTTCGATACTCGGAGCAAGTTCTAGACAAATATTCCAAGTCATGTTCTTTTCTGCATCAACTCTAACTTTGCTTGGTGGATTCATAGGAGTCCTATCCTCTTTAAGTTTGTCGCCATTGGTACTGTATGTAATCAATCGCAATGCATTTGGCTGGGTGTTGGAGTTTGATTTTCCTTGGTTTTGGATTATCTACCTTTTTCCTATTCTGATCTTTTTGGCATTTTTTGCGACATTGTTGCCTTTTTTCAAATTAAAGAGTCTTGCTACTCGCGAACTATTAAACGAAGAATAG
- the pyrE gene encoding orotate phosphoribosyltransferase, whose translation MIPKSKEAQELFQLMKSHVYRYSEKPFLLASGRESNHYFNCKEITLHPDRLTLLAKVFAIDIIPTIQELSGLSLESVGGLTLGADPISYAIALEYSKSGKMVYPLVVRKETKDHGTKKKIEGFFQAVKSCLVVDDVITTGGSTLKAVDSLREAGLTVNSGICILDREEGGRELLESNGIRMYSIFQKSDFF comes from the coding sequence ATGATTCCAAAAAGTAAAGAAGCACAAGAATTATTTCAATTGATGAAAAGCCATGTCTATCGCTATTCAGAGAAACCATTTCTGCTAGCATCTGGTAGAGAATCCAATCACTATTTCAATTGTAAAGAAATTACTTTACATCCGGATCGTCTGACTCTGCTTGCAAAAGTTTTCGCAATCGACATTATCCCAACAATCCAAGAATTATCTGGGCTCTCTCTAGAATCAGTTGGTGGACTTACATTGGGTGCTGATCCTATCTCATACGCAATCGCATTAGAATATTCTAAATCAGGCAAAATGGTTTACCCTTTAGTTGTTCGAAAGGAAACTAAAGATCATGGAACAAAAAAGAAAATCGAAGGGTTTTTCCAGGCTGTAAAATCTTGCTTAGTTGTTGATGATGTGATTACGACTGGAGGATCTACTCTCAAAGCGGTTGATTCATTGCGAGAAGCTGGACTTACAGTTAATTCTGGAATTTGTATTTTGGATCGTGAAGAGGGTGGACGTGAATTGTTAGAGTCTAACGGAATTCGAATGTATTCGATTTTTCAGAAATCTGATTTCTTCTAA
- a CDS encoding cytochrome-c peroxidase: MKQLSILFIFVALGGQLLFCGPSEKTLELQKKAKANFGLLPDKSPGSENDTQERIALGKKLYFDTILSENKTQSCNSCHNIEGKAGGVDNLPTSPGAFGKNGDRNSPTVLNASLHFVQFWDGRAKDLKEQAKGPILNPVEMAMPNEKEVISRLSQDEEYPGLFAKAFPKEKNALTYDNLAESIAAFERTLITKDRLNDFVSGDHRAINSDEQAGLEAFIANGCTSCHNGVALGGNSFRKVGQVHPYKTDDMGRYAVTKKEDDKFLFKVPSLRNIAITGPYFHDGSVKTLEEAVKLMAYHQLGKELDDKEVESIVKFLGTLTDKERL, translated from the coding sequence ATGAAACAATTAAGTATTCTTTTCATTTTCGTTGCATTAGGTGGCCAATTGCTATTTTGCGGTCCATCCGAGAAAACCTTGGAGTTGCAGAAAAAAGCAAAAGCTAATTTTGGATTGTTACCCGACAAATCGCCAGGTTCGGAGAACGATACTCAAGAAAGGATTGCTCTTGGCAAAAAGTTATATTTTGATACGATCCTCTCTGAGAATAAAACCCAATCTTGCAATAGCTGTCACAATATTGAAGGTAAGGCTGGCGGAGTTGATAATCTTCCAACATCTCCAGGAGCCTTCGGTAAAAATGGAGATAGAAACTCTCCAACTGTATTGAATGCATCTTTGCATTTTGTCCAGTTCTGGGATGGTCGTGCTAAAGATTTGAAAGAGCAAGCGAAAGGTCCAATTCTAAACCCGGTTGAAATGGCGATGCCAAATGAAAAGGAAGTCATTTCCCGATTATCACAGGATGAAGAATATCCAGGTCTTTTTGCCAAAGCATTTCCAAAAGAAAAAAATGCGCTGACTTACGATAATCTAGCAGAATCCATTGCGGCTTTCGAAAGAACTCTCATTACAAAAGACCGTTTGAACGATTTCGTAAGTGGTGATCACCGCGCGATCAATTCAGATGAGCAAGCGGGCCTAGAAGCATTTATTGCAAATGGTTGCACTTCCTGCCATAATGGAGTCGCTTTGGGTGGAAATAGCTTCCGAAAAGTAGGGCAAGTTCATCCTTACAAAACAGACGACATGGGTCGATATGCAGTAACCAAGAAAGAGGATGATAAGTTCCTTTTCAAAGTTCCTTCATTGAGAAACATCGCGATCACTGGACCGTATTTCCATGATGGCTCCGTCAAGACCTTGGAAGAAGCCGTAAAACTTATGGCTTATCATCAACTTGGCAAAGAGCTAGATGACAAAGAAGTTGAAAGTATTGTGAAATTTCTTGGAACACTTACAGACAAAGAAAGACTCTAA
- a CDS encoding Crp/Fnr family transcriptional regulator encodes MKNSEIESEFPDCITCDIKNHSVLQKATPETINKINSMKRFYGFQKGEYLFHTGDRASGFFFIRTGSVRNFKVSTSGKEQTFQILGPGDWVGFRDSMSGEIFNHSAICLEETSACFISRELADLLIQDDAKFQTEVFVQMAKEWRASEEQCVSLGTKQVHSKLAELLITLKTAAGDGNEIELKMTRDVLASIIGTTTETLVRALTDFKNRNIIQVEKNKLIFQDMKTLHTMSEMEQTPHL; translated from the coding sequence ATGAAAAATTCTGAAATCGAAAGTGAATTTCCAGATTGCATAACTTGTGATATTAAGAATCATAGTGTACTACAGAAAGCAACTCCTGAAACCATAAATAAAATCAATTCGATGAAGCGATTCTATGGCTTTCAGAAAGGGGAATATTTATTTCATACAGGAGATCGAGCTTCTGGTTTCTTCTTTATAAGAACGGGTTCCGTTCGCAATTTTAAAGTATCGACTTCTGGCAAAGAGCAAACCTTTCAGATTCTTGGTCCTGGAGATTGGGTCGGATTTCGTGATTCCATGTCGGGTGAGATCTTCAATCATTCTGCGATTTGTTTAGAGGAAACTTCAGCATGCTTTATCAGTCGTGAGCTGGCAGATTTATTGATTCAAGATGATGCGAAGTTTCAGACCGAAGTCTTTGTGCAAATGGCGAAGGAATGGCGAGCTTCTGAAGAACAATGTGTATCTTTAGGAACGAAACAAGTTCATAGCAAATTAGCTGAACTCTTGATCACACTCAAAACAGCTGCGGGTGATGGCAATGAGATTGAGTTAAAAATGACAAGAGATGTTCTTGCATCCATTATTGGAACTACAACAGAAACACTTGTGCGAGCTTTGACAGATTTCAAGAACCGTAATATCATTCAAGTTGAGAAGAACAAATTGATTTTCCAAGATATGAAGACACTTCATACTATGTCGGAAATGGAACAGACTCCGCATTTATAA
- a CDS encoding HpcH/HpaI aldolase/citrate lyase family protein gives MALTHPQDALFSGEKPFPVIPYCEHFAGSEKLITKALELQNKMGGRFDITMDCEDGAETGKEKEHAEMIVRIQNSDLNQLKMSGVRIHDYTNAYWKQDVDIIVPGAGKNIAYITIPKPTKYEQVAEMITYIQKAVEKAGIKREIPIHVLIETHGALMDCEKIASLPWMQVLDFGLMDFISGYHGAIPASCMKSPGQFDHELLRRAKAKVAGAALAYGVIPAHNVTLDLKNQYQTYADAKRAHDEFGFLRMWSIYPTQIQSIIDAMQPNFSEVQTGCDILVKAQDANWGPIQHDGDLHDRATYRYFWELIQHAKLAGMKLPDEAEKRFFAK, from the coding sequence ATGGCACTAACCCATCCTCAAGACGCCCTATTCAGCGGCGAGAAGCCCTTCCCTGTCATTCCATACTGTGAGCATTTTGCTGGTTCAGAGAAACTCATAACCAAGGCATTGGAACTACAGAATAAAATGGGCGGTCGTTTCGACATAACCATGGACTGCGAAGACGGAGCAGAAACTGGAAAAGAAAAAGAACATGCAGAAATGATTGTTCGAATCCAAAACTCAGATCTCAACCAACTAAAAATGTCTGGAGTTCGTATCCATGACTATACCAATGCTTATTGGAAACAAGATGTTGACATCATAGTTCCCGGCGCTGGCAAAAACATAGCATACATCACAATTCCTAAACCAACAAAGTATGAGCAAGTAGCTGAGATGATCACCTACATTCAAAAAGCTGTTGAAAAAGCTGGAATCAAAAGAGAAATCCCAATCCATGTTCTGATCGAAACTCATGGCGCATTAATGGATTGTGAGAAAATCGCTTCTCTTCCTTGGATGCAAGTTCTTGACTTTGGTCTTATGGACTTTATCTCAGGATATCATGGTGCGATCCCAGCATCTTGTATGAAGAGTCCTGGACAATTTGACCATGAACTACTAAGAAGAGCTAAAGCAAAAGTTGCTGGTGCTGCACTCGCTTACGGAGTGATTCCCGCACACAATGTTACACTAGACCTCAAGAACCAATATCAGACTTATGCAGATGCTAAAAGAGCACACGACGAGTTTGGTTTCTTGAGAATGTGGTCGATCTATCCAACACAGATCCAATCAATCATTGATGCTATGCAACCTAACTTCTCTGAAGTGCAAACTGGTTGTGACATCCTCGTAAAAGCACAAGATGCAAACTGGGGTCCAATTCAGCATGATGGAGATCTTCATGATAGAGCAACTTACAGATACTTCTGGGAACTCATTCAACATGCAAAACTTGCTGGAATGAAACTACCTGATGAAGCAGAAAAGAGATTTTTTGCAAAGTAA